The following coding sequences lie in one Mycobacterium gordonae genomic window:
- a CDS encoding arylsulfatase: MSEDNALVIVAGYQDIDTARSDFENLTGQANAKTLPLQGAVLVGKDAQGNGVLLDTGNKLGRRGAAWGAGAGLAVGLFSPALLASAAFGAAAGALAGTFAHHRITSGLGDKIGEALSAGSALIIAVTPADGRLAVEQTMAGSPMKSVAELSRSTLRSLGSALAEAMGKFNPDRTKLPIPQRNFGGTIGRTVAESVGDWTIVPGAAAPDNAPNVLIVLIDDAGFGGPDTFGGGISTPALSRVAENGLAYNRFHVTAVCSPTRAALLTGRNHHRVGFGSVCEFPGPYPGYATVKPRSCAALPRILRDNGYVTGAFGKWHLTPDNVQGAAGPFDNWPLGWGFDHFWGFPSGAAGQYDPIITQDNTVIGIPEAPSGDRPYFFPDDLTDKAVEWLHTVRAQNATKPWMMYYATGATHAPHHVFKEWADKYQGQFDEGWDVYRQKTFERQKQLGIIPPEAELTQRPDLFPAWDSLTDSQRKLYARQMEVFAGFSENADYNVGRLLDAIDELGESDNTLVIYIWGDNGASMEGTNTGSFNEMTFLNGLDLDADQQLALIEQYGGIEALGDEFTAPHFASGWAHANNTPFQWGKQMASHLGGTRDPMVISWPSRIRPDGKLRGQFTHCIDIAPTVLEAIGLPVPTSVDGVEQEPMDGTSFLQSFDDAAAAEHRTVQYFEMFGSRAIYQDGWWASARLDRAPWDLSPETMQRFAPGTYDPDKDVWELYYLPDDFSQAHNLAGEHPDKLAELQELWWQEAERNRVLPLLGGLAVMFGDLPPLPTTTRFAFKGDVQNIQRGMVPRIYGRSYAIEARLTVPEDAQGVIVANADFMGGFALWVDEERRLHHTYSFLGVETYRQVSTEPIPTGDVTVRMLFDSAQPVVGSGGRVTLWAGDRQIGEGELPQTVSLSFTSYAGLDVGRDNGLVVDRDYEDRAPYAYNGTVKEVVFDLMPVAPETEVALHEHASVQAVGQGAAG, from the coding sequence ATGAGTGAAGACAATGCGCTCGTCATCGTCGCTGGGTATCAGGACATCGACACCGCGCGCAGCGATTTCGAGAATCTGACCGGGCAGGCCAATGCCAAGACGTTGCCGCTGCAGGGTGCGGTGCTGGTGGGCAAGGACGCGCAGGGCAACGGGGTGCTGTTGGACACCGGCAACAAGCTGGGCCGCCGCGGCGCCGCCTGGGGTGCGGGCGCCGGGCTGGCTGTGGGCCTGTTCTCGCCGGCGCTGCTGGCCAGCGCGGCGTTCGGCGCCGCGGCCGGCGCCCTGGCCGGCACGTTCGCCCATCATCGGATCACCAGTGGTCTGGGGGACAAGATCGGGGAAGCCCTGTCGGCGGGCAGCGCGCTGATCATCGCCGTGACACCGGCCGACGGCCGGCTCGCGGTGGAACAGACGATGGCGGGTTCGCCGATGAAATCGGTTGCCGAGCTGAGTCGTTCGACACTGCGCTCGCTGGGTTCGGCACTGGCCGAGGCGATGGGCAAGTTCAACCCGGATCGCACCAAGCTGCCCATCCCGCAACGCAACTTCGGCGGTACGATCGGCCGCACTGTCGCCGAGTCGGTCGGTGACTGGACCATCGTTCCCGGCGCCGCGGCCCCGGACAACGCTCCCAATGTGCTGATCGTGCTGATCGACGACGCCGGCTTCGGAGGTCCGGACACCTTCGGTGGCGGTATCAGCACCCCGGCCCTGTCCCGGGTGGCCGAAAACGGCTTGGCCTACAACCGGTTCCACGTCACCGCGGTGTGCTCGCCGACCCGCGCGGCACTGTTGACCGGCCGCAACCACCACCGGGTCGGCTTCGGATCGGTCTGCGAGTTTCCCGGACCCTACCCCGGATACGCGACGGTCAAGCCGCGCAGTTGCGCCGCGCTGCCCCGGATATTGCGCGACAACGGTTATGTGACAGGGGCGTTCGGCAAGTGGCACCTGACCCCGGATAATGTCCAGGGCGCGGCGGGGCCGTTCGACAATTGGCCGCTCGGTTGGGGATTCGATCATTTCTGGGGTTTTCCGAGCGGGGCCGCGGGCCAGTACGACCCGATCATCACCCAGGACAACACGGTCATCGGTATACCGGAGGCGCCGTCGGGTGACCGGCCGTACTTCTTCCCCGACGACCTCACCGACAAGGCCGTCGAATGGCTGCATACCGTGCGCGCCCAGAACGCCACCAAGCCCTGGATGATGTACTACGCCACCGGTGCCACCCACGCGCCGCACCACGTCTTCAAGGAGTGGGCGGACAAGTACCAGGGCCAGTTCGACGAGGGCTGGGATGTCTACCGGCAGAAGACGTTTGAACGCCAGAAGCAGCTGGGCATCATCCCGCCGGAGGCCGAGCTCACGCAGCGCCCGGACTTGTTCCCGGCCTGGGACAGCCTCACCGACAGCCAGCGCAAGCTGTACGCGCGCCAGATGGAGGTGTTCGCAGGGTTCTCGGAGAACGCGGACTACAACGTCGGCCGACTACTCGATGCCATCGACGAACTCGGCGAGTCCGACAACACGCTGGTGATCTACATCTGGGGCGACAACGGCGCCAGCATGGAAGGCACGAATACCGGTTCGTTCAACGAGATGACGTTCCTCAACGGCCTGGACCTCGACGCCGACCAGCAATTGGCGCTGATAGAGCAGTACGGAGGCATCGAGGCGCTCGGCGACGAGTTCACCGCACCGCACTTCGCCTCGGGGTGGGCGCACGCCAACAACACGCCGTTCCAGTGGGGCAAGCAGATGGCCAGCCACCTCGGTGGCACCCGCGACCCGATGGTGATCTCTTGGCCGAGCCGCATCCGGCCCGACGGCAAGCTCCGCGGCCAGTTCACCCACTGCATCGACATCGCCCCAACGGTGTTGGAGGCCATTGGATTACCGGTGCCGACCAGTGTCGACGGAGTCGAGCAGGAGCCGATGGACGGGACCAGTTTCTTGCAGTCCTTCGATGACGCGGCCGCCGCCGAACACCGCACGGTGCAGTACTTCGAGATGTTCGGCAGCCGCGCCATCTACCAGGACGGATGGTGGGCCTCGGCACGGCTGGACAGGGCGCCATGGGATCTGTCACCGGAAACCATGCAGCGCTTCGCCCCCGGCACCTACGACCCCGACAAGGACGTCTGGGAGCTCTACTACCTGCCCGACGATTTCTCCCAGGCCCACAACCTCGCCGGCGAACACCCCGACAAGCTGGCCGAGCTGCAAGAGCTGTGGTGGCAGGAAGCCGAACGCAACCGGGTGCTACCGCTGCTCGGTGGCCTCGCGGTCATGTTCGGTGATCTGCCGCCGTTGCCCACCACCACCCGGTTCGCCTTCAAGGGCGATGTCCAGAACATCCAGCGCGGCATGGTCCCACGCATCTACGGCCGTTCGTATGCGATCGAGGCCCGGCTCACGGTGCCCGAGGACGCGCAGGGCGTGATCGTCGCCAATGCCGACTTCATGGGTGGGTTCGCTCTGTGGGTGGACGAGGAGCGCCGGCTGCACCACACCTACTCCTTCCTGGGTGTGGAGACCTACCGGCAAGTGTCGACCGAACCCATCCCCACCGGGGACGTCACCGTCCGGATGCTGTTCGACTCCGCCCAGCCGGTTGTCGGCTCCGGCGGCCGAGTGACCTTATGGGCCGGCGACCGCCAGATCGGCGAGGGTGAACTACCCCAAACGGTCAGCTTGTCGTTCACTTCGTACGCCGGGCTGGACGTCGGCCGCGACAACGGGCTGGTCGTGGACCGCGACTACGAGGACAGGGCGCCGTATGCCTACAACGGCACCGTCAAGGAGGTCGTCTTCGACCTCATGCCCGTCGCGCCGGAGACCGAGGTGGCGCTGCACGAGCACGCCTCGGTCCAAGCCGTGGGGCAGGGGGCGGCCGGCTAA